A region from the Fusibacter sp. A1 genome encodes:
- a CDS encoding 2-oxoacid:acceptor oxidoreductase family protein has product MLNEKVIMSGFGGQGIMSMGQLLTYAGMIEGKQVSWLPSYGPEMRGGTANCNVIVSESLIGSPVITNNATCAIVMNLPSLTKFETDVQTGGSLLINSSLIEQKTSRDDVTAYYIPANEVALELGNAKVANMVMLGAYIKLTGAVKQETIIEALKKVFGPSKAHLLPMNEEALTRGAALVS; this is encoded by the coding sequence ATGCTAAATGAAAAAGTAATCATGTCCGGATTCGGTGGACAAGGTATCATGTCGATGGGTCAGCTTTTGACATACGCTGGCATGATCGAAGGAAAGCAAGTGTCTTGGTTGCCTTCATACGGCCCTGAGATGCGTGGCGGTACTGCCAACTGTAACGTAATCGTAAGCGAAAGCCTTATCGGCTCTCCAGTAATCACGAACAACGCGACATGCGCTATCGTGATGAACTTGCCTTCACTTACAAAGTTCGAAACCGATGTTCAAACTGGAGGATCGCTACTGATCAACAGTTCGCTCATCGAACAAAAGACATCACGTGACGATGTTACAGCTTACTACATTCCAGCAAACGAAGTTGCGCTTGAACTAGGTAACGCAAAAGTTGCCAACATGGTAATGCTTGGCGCCTACATCAAACTAACTGGTGCGGTAAAGCAAGAAACGATCATCGAAGCACTTAAAAAAGTGTTCGGTCCTTCTAAAGCTCACTTGCTACCAATGAATGAAGAAGCCCTCACACGAGGAGCTGCGCTCGTTTCATAA
- a CDS encoding thiamine pyrophosphate-dependent enzyme — protein sequence MAMVYERSEGLVNVQTHYCPGCTHGVIHKLVAEVLVELDVLGDTIGVAPVGCSVLAYDYFNCDMHEAAHGRAPAVATGIKRVKPNNVVFTYQGDGDLASIGTAEIVHVAHRSENITTIFVNNAIYGMTGGQMAPTTLIGQKATTAQAGRTVEGMGMPLRMSEMLATVPGAAYIERVSVHSPAAIRKAKKAIKNAFQYQLDGKGFSMVEVLSTCPTNWGINPVDSLKWLEENMIPYYPLGNFRTPGEEK from the coding sequence ATGGCTATGGTATATGAAAGATCAGAAGGTTTAGTAAATGTTCAAACGCATTACTGCCCTGGCTGTACACACGGTGTTATCCATAAATTAGTTGCAGAAGTACTTGTAGAACTTGATGTCCTTGGCGATACAATCGGTGTAGCTCCAGTTGGTTGCTCGGTTCTTGCTTACGATTACTTCAACTGCGACATGCACGAAGCCGCTCACGGTAGAGCTCCTGCAGTTGCAACAGGTATCAAAAGAGTAAAACCAAACAATGTCGTATTCACGTACCAAGGTGATGGCGACTTGGCTTCAATCGGTACTGCTGAAATCGTACACGTTGCGCACAGATCAGAGAACATCACTACGATCTTTGTAAACAATGCGATCTACGGTATGACAGGCGGTCAAATGGCTCCAACGACTCTAATCGGTCAAAAGGCGACAACTGCTCAAGCTGGTCGTACGGTTGAAGGCATGGGAATGCCTCTTAGAATGTCTGAAATGCTTGCGACAGTTCCAGGCGCGGCTTACATCGAGCGTGTATCGGTTCACAGTCCTGCAGCGATCAGAAAAGCGAAAAAAGCGATCAAAAATGCTTTCCAATATCAGCTTGATGGCAAAGGCTTCTCAATGGTAGAAGTACTTTCTACTTGCCCGACAAACTGGGGTATTAACCCTGTTGACTCGCTAAAATGGTTAGAAGAGAACATGATTCCTTACTATCCACTAGGCAACTTCAGAACACCAGGGGAGGAAAAGTAA